A single genomic interval of Zingiber officinale cultivar Zhangliang chromosome 4A, Zo_v1.1, whole genome shotgun sequence harbors:
- the LOC121973852 gene encoding probable serine/threonine-protein kinase PBL3 isoform X2, translated as MGNCFNWFSRADTTQNPTYASRTITSRTDPSSLPSTLTYSISSNLYSTSYNGTIAGGALPAREPEGEILSSNLKDFSLNDLKNATKNFRSDSLIGEGGFGYVYKGWIGEPSSSMVVAVKKLKPDGIQGHNEWLTEVNCLGQLHHPNLVKLIGYCSEGDNRLLVYEYMPKGSLDNHLNRRAEPLSWQTRIKVAVQAARGLSYLNDECKIICRDVKSSNILLDLEFNAKLSDFGLAKDGPTGDDTHVSTRIVGTYGYAAPEYIATGRLSVKADVYSFGVVLLEILTGRRAFDRSREGAEQKLVDWARPQLGNKHKLRRIADPKLGGEYPKKGALELSLLAQQCIGEDAKKRPAMSEVLASLEKLQDGLRQMSSSSAALS; from the exons ATGGGAAACTGCTTCAACTGGTTCTCTAGGGCGGACACCACGCAAAATCCTACTT ATGCTTCGAGAACCATAACCAGCAGGACCgacccttcttctcttccttcgaCTCTGACATATTCGATTTCGTCGAATCTTTACTCGACTTCCTACAACGGAACCATCGCCGGCGGAGCTCTTCCGGCGCGGGAACCCGAAGGGGAAATTCTGTCCTCCAATTTGAAGGACTTCAGTCTCAACGATCTAAAAAACGCCACCAAAAACTTTCGCTCCGACAGTCTCATCGGGGAAGGCGGCTTTGGCTACGTGTACAAAGGTTGGATCGGTGAGCCGTCGTCGTCCATGGTGGTCGCGGTGAAGAAACTCAAACCTGATGGAATTCAGGGTCACAATGAATGGCTG ACAGAAGTCAACTGTCTGGGTCAACTCCACCACCCGAACCTGGTCAAGCTGATCGGCTACTGCTCGGAGGGCGACAACCGGCTCCTGGTCTACGAGTACATGCCGAAAGGAAGCTTGGACAACCACCTCAACAGAA GAGCTGAACCTCTGTCATGGCAAACCAGGATCAAAGTTGCAGTTCAAGCCGCCAGAGGCCTATCGTATCTGAACGACGAGTGCAAGATCATCTGCCGAGATGTGAAGTCGTCGAACATACTTCTCGACTTA GAGTTCAACGCCAAACTTTCCGACTTCGGCTTGGCTAAAGACGGACCGACCGGCGACGACACTCACGTATCGACTCGCATCGTGGGAACCTATGGATATGCAGCTCCAGAGTACATCGCCACAGGCAGGCTTTCGGTGAAGGCCGATGTGTACAGCTTCGGGGTTGTGCTCCTGGAGATTCTCACGGGGCGACGAGCTTTCGACAGATCAAGAGAGGGAGCAGAGCAGAAACTTGTGGACTGGGCGAGGCCTCAATTGGGCAACAAGCACAAGCTGCGCCGGATCGCCGACCCGAAGCTCGGCGGGGAGTATCCAAAGAAGGGGGCGCTTGAGCTCAGCCTCCTCGCTCAGCAATGCATCGGAGAGGATGCCAAGAAGCGCCCTGCCATGTCCGAGGTCTTGGCCTCCCTTGAGAAACTGCAAGACGGTCTAAGGCAGATGAGTTCTAGTTCAGCCGCGCTGTCTTAG
- the LOC121973852 gene encoding probable serine/threonine-protein kinase PBL3 isoform X1: MGNCFNWFSRADTTQNPTYASRTITSRTDPSSLPSTLTYSISSNLYSTSYNGTIAGGALPAREPEGEILSSNLKDFSLNDLKNATKNFRSDSLIGEGGFGYVYKGWIGEPSSSMVVAVKKLKPDGIQGHNEWLTEVNCLGQLHHPNLVKLIGYCSEGDNRLLVYEYMPKGSLDNHLNRRAEPLSWQTRIKVAVQAARGLSYLNDECKIICRDVKSSNILLDLVSIRHSILQERVSESHSRFLLCFDRLHLQEFNAKLSDFGLAKDGPTGDDTHVSTRIVGTYGYAAPEYIATGRLSVKADVYSFGVVLLEILTGRRAFDRSREGAEQKLVDWARPQLGNKHKLRRIADPKLGGEYPKKGALELSLLAQQCIGEDAKKRPAMSEVLASLEKLQDGLRQMSSSSAALS, from the exons ATGGGAAACTGCTTCAACTGGTTCTCTAGGGCGGACACCACGCAAAATCCTACTT ATGCTTCGAGAACCATAACCAGCAGGACCgacccttcttctcttccttcgaCTCTGACATATTCGATTTCGTCGAATCTTTACTCGACTTCCTACAACGGAACCATCGCCGGCGGAGCTCTTCCGGCGCGGGAACCCGAAGGGGAAATTCTGTCCTCCAATTTGAAGGACTTCAGTCTCAACGATCTAAAAAACGCCACCAAAAACTTTCGCTCCGACAGTCTCATCGGGGAAGGCGGCTTTGGCTACGTGTACAAAGGTTGGATCGGTGAGCCGTCGTCGTCCATGGTGGTCGCGGTGAAGAAACTCAAACCTGATGGAATTCAGGGTCACAATGAATGGCTG ACAGAAGTCAACTGTCTGGGTCAACTCCACCACCCGAACCTGGTCAAGCTGATCGGCTACTGCTCGGAGGGCGACAACCGGCTCCTGGTCTACGAGTACATGCCGAAAGGAAGCTTGGACAACCACCTCAACAGAA GAGCTGAACCTCTGTCATGGCAAACCAGGATCAAAGTTGCAGTTCAAGCCGCCAGAGGCCTATCGTATCTGAACGACGAGTGCAAGATCATCTGCCGAGATGTGAAGTCGTCGAACATACTTCTCGACTTAGTGAGTATCAGACATTCGATCCTGCAAGAGAGGGTTTCTGAATCTCACAGCCGGTTTTTGCTCTGTTTCGATCGATTGCATTTGCAGGAGTTCAACGCCAAACTTTCCGACTTCGGCTTGGCTAAAGACGGACCGACCGGCGACGACACTCACGTATCGACTCGCATCGTGGGAACCTATGGATATGCAGCTCCAGAGTACATCGCCACAGGCAGGCTTTCGGTGAAGGCCGATGTGTACAGCTTCGGGGTTGTGCTCCTGGAGATTCTCACGGGGCGACGAGCTTTCGACAGATCAAGAGAGGGAGCAGAGCAGAAACTTGTGGACTGGGCGAGGCCTCAATTGGGCAACAAGCACAAGCTGCGCCGGATCGCCGACCCGAAGCTCGGCGGGGAGTATCCAAAGAAGGGGGCGCTTGAGCTCAGCCTCCTCGCTCAGCAATGCATCGGAGAGGATGCCAAGAAGCGCCCTGCCATGTCCGAGGTCTTGGCCTCCCTTGAGAAACTGCAAGACGGTCTAAGGCAGATGAGTTCTAGTTCAGCCGCGCTGTCTTAG